Proteins from one Rosa chinensis cultivar Old Blush chromosome 7, RchiOBHm-V2, whole genome shotgun sequence genomic window:
- the LOC112180675 gene encoding disease resistance protein RUN1, producing MAKRKAQEALSPSSSSSSKSKHWMYDVFLSFRGKDTRNSFTGHLYAALKQAGVNAFIDDNELRRGEDIAAELVRAIQGSRIAVIVFSKRYGDSSWCLEELVKIMECRRTLRQMVFPIFFDVDPSSVRRQTGSFAEAFRKHEERLVLDMEKVLKWRAALTEAANLSGWDLSNTADGHEAKFITKIVAEITRHLNNTHLFEAVYPVGIDSRVKDMSKHLGAGLDDVRMVGIWGMGGIGKTTIAKAVYNKFCGSFEGSSFLANVREATKQPNGLVRLQEQLLCDILKTTKIKVGSVDRGINLIKERLRCRRVLIIIDDIDQLDQQYAMAGNSDWFGLGSRLVITTRDERLLNQIGVDSIYPAPEMNETEALELFSWHAFRNGRPDKEYSELSSSIVACYGGLPLALEVLGSFLFGRSMAQWKSALEKWKTIPHGQIQEKLRVSFDGLNDETEKNIFLDISCFFIGKDKNYVRQILDGCGFFAEIGISVLLERRLLTVCEKNKLMMHDLLRDMGREIVRAKFPGDPGKCSRLWHPKDVTDVLTEHSGTEEIQGLTLSLLGSDKTSFSTQAFANMKRLRLLQLKFVQLSGGYEHLSNKLRWLCWHGFPHKFLPNDFNLSNVVAIDLKHSKLVQVWMESRMLKKLKILNLSHSHYLRQSPDFSKLPNLEKLILKGCKSLSEVHQSIGDLEGLAVVNLQDCKMLRELPVTFSKLKAIETLILSGCAKFEKLTKDLGEMVSLRTLLAEDTAIREIPSSITQLKNLEYLHLCGLNQPPSKWFVTSFWSHLLPRRCVKFPPSLSGLYALKELYVRDCNLTDSSMPKDIGSLSSLEELDLGGNCFGSLPCLGGLCKLQYLTLDSCNLTEAAIEATNLWSLPSLDYLDLSCNSFRSLPSLSGLSELETLNLDNCKSLYAMPELPINLAVLKADGCTALERMPDFSEMSRLCWLNLRHSSKLIEIPGLDKSSKTMLHIEMQGCTNISETVRESILLQGWSYASNYHGIYLPGNDIPEWFTYVNDGGRVSFQVPQNVGCDLKALTVCITYSCFSNSQSFNYISIYVINHTKLTSFFIQPSKPKDIISSGVIWQGRLSNRMFNLEGGDFVEVCVAINSCFQVKKIGVNLVLDGSIEIQPHACESLPYAYFRRDKDDEGEITSERGLADNVAGPSHYSFHSSSGVQMNYE from the exons ATGGCTAAAAGAAAAGCCCAAGAAGCTTTGTCTccatcttcgtcttcttcttcaaaatcaaagcATTGGATGTATGACGTGTTCCTGAGCTTCAGAGGCAAAGACACACGTAACAGCTTCACCGGCCACCTCTACGCGGCACTGAAACAGGCTGGAGTCAACGCCTTCATTGACGACAACGAACTCAGAAGAGGGGAAGACATAGCAGCCGAACTGGTGCGGGCAATCCAAGGGTCGAGAATTGCTGTGATTGTCTTCTCGAAGAGGTATGGGGATTCGAGTTGGTGTCTGGAGGAGTTGGTGAAGATTATGGAGTGCAGAAGAACACTGAGGCAGATGGTTTTCCCTATTTTCTTTGACGTTGATCCTTCCAGTGTGAGAAGACAAACTGGTAGTTTCGCAGAGGCGTTTCGGAAACATGAAGAGCGTTTGGTGTTGGATATGGAAAAGGTACTCAAGTGGAGAGCTGCTCTTACTGAAGCCGCAAATTTGTCTGGCTGGGATCTGAGTAACACTGCAGATGG GCATGAAGCAAAGTTTATCACCAAAATTGTTGCGGAGATTACTAGACACTTGAACAACACACACCTATTTGAAGCTGTCTACCCGGTTGGAATCGATTCTCGGGTAAAAGATATGAGTAAGCATTTAGGTGCTGGACTAGATGATGTTCGTATGGTTGGAATTTGGGGGATGGGTGGAATAGGGAAAACAACTATTGCCAAAGCCGTATATAACAAATTTTGTGGTAGCTTTGAAGGTAGTAGTTTCCTGGCAAACGTTAGGGAAGCTACAAAACAACCAAATGGTCTTGTTCGTTTGCAAGAACAGCTTCTTTGTGATATCTTGAAAACAACCAAGATAAAGGTTGGTAGTGTTGATAGAGGGATCAATCTGATAAaagaaagacttcgatgtagaAGGGTActtatcataattgatgatataGATCAACTGGACCAGCAATATGCAATGGCTGGAAACAGTGACTGGTTTGGTTTAGGAAGTAGACTTGTTATCACAACCCGAGATGAACGTTTGCTAAATCAAATTGGAGTGGATTCAATATATCCGGCTCCAGAAATGAATGAAACAGAGGCTCTTGAACTCTTTAGTTGGCATGCCTTCAGAAATGGTCGTCCTGATAAAGAATATTCTGAACTTTCTAGTAGTATAGTTGCTTGCTATGGAGGCTTGCCACTAGCTCTTGAAGTTTTAGGATCTTTTCTGTTTGGAAGAAGCATGGCCCAGTGGAAAAGTGCATTGGAGAAATGGAAGACAATTCCTCATGGCCAAATTCAGGAAAAGCTCAGAGTAAGCTTTGACGGGCTAAATGATGAGACAGAGAAGAATATATTTCTTGATATATCTTGTTTCTTTATAGGAAAGGACAAGAACTATGTCAGACAAATATTGGATGGTTGTGGTTTTTTTGCAGAAATAGGAATCAGTGTCCTCCTTGAGCGACGCCTTTTAACtgtgtgtgaaaagaacaagcTGATGATGCATGATTTGCTTCGAGACATGGGCAGAGAAATTGTTCGTGCAAAATTCCCTGGTGACCCTGGAAAGTGTAGTAGATTGTGGCATCCTAAAGATGTTACAGATGTATTGACAGAACATTCT GGAACTGAAGAAATTCAAGGGCTCACTCTAAGTTTGCTAGGATCCGATAAGACTAGTTTCAGTACACAAGCATTTGCAAATATGAAGAGATTAAGATTGCTCCAACTCAAATTCGTGCAGCTCAGTGGAGGCTACGAGCATCTTTCTAACAAGTTAAGGTGGCTGTGCTGGCATGGGTTCCCTCATAAGTTCCTACCGAACGACTTTAATCTATCAAATGTAGTTGCTATTGACCTGAAACATAGCAAACTTGTACAAGTTTGGATGGAATCTCGG ATGCTTAAGAAGCTGAAGATTCTAAATCTCAGTCATTCGCATTACCTGAGACAATCACCAGACTTTTCAAAACTTCCGAACCTCGAGAAATTGATACTCAAAGGCTGTAAGAGTTTGTCTGAGGTTCACCAGTCCATTGGAGATCTTGAAGGACTTGCTGTGGTAAATCTTCAAGACTGTAAGATGCTCAGGGAGCTCCCAGTAACTTTCTCCAAGTTGAAAGCTATTGAAACTCTTATTCTTTCTGGCTGTGCAAAATTTGAAAAGTTGACTAAGGACTTAGGTGAGATGGTATCCTTGAGAACTCTGCTAGCAGAGGACACAGCCATAAGAGAAATACCATCTTCCATAACACAGTTGAAAAACCTTGAATATTTACATCTATGTGGCCTGAACCAACCACCATCTAAATGGTTTGTGACTAGCTTCTGGTCTCATCTGTTGCCAAGAAGATGTGTTAAATTTCCTCCATCCTTATCAGGTTTATACGCTTTAAAAGAGTTGTATGTTAGAGACTGCAATTTAACAGACAGTTCAATGCCTAAGGATATTGGGAGTCTATCTTCTTTGGAAGAATTGGATCTTGGAGGAAACTGTTTTGGTAGCCTTCCATGTCTCGGTGGTCTTTGCAAGCTTCAATATCTCACATTGGATAGTTGCAATTTAACTGAAGCAGCAATTGAAGCTACGAATCTTTGGAGTCTACCATCTCTAGATTATTTGGATCTAAGTTGCAATAGTTTTCGTAGCCTTCCCAGCCTCAGTGGACTTTCCGAGCTAGAGACTCTAAATTTGGATAATTGCAAAAGTCTCTATGCAATGCCAGAATTACCAATAAATTTGGCTGTGCTGAAAGCAGATGGTTGCACTGCACTGGAAAGAATGCCAGATTTTTCAGAAATGTCGAGATTGTGTTGGTTGAATCTCAGACATTCTTCCAAACTAATTGAGATTCCCGGCTTGGATAAGTCATCCAAGACCATGCTACATATTGAAATGCAAGGGTGCACAAATATCAGTGAAACTGTTCGGGAGAGCATACTACtacag GGTTGGAGTTATGCTAGCAACTATCATGGCATTTATCTCCCAGGAAATGACATTCCTGAGTGGTTCACATATGTCAATGATGGTGGCCGAGTCTCTTTTCAAGTGCCTCAAAATGTTGGCTGTGACCTAAAAGCATTGACCGTGTGCATCACTTATTCTTGTTTTTCAAACAGTCAATCTttcaattatatttccatataTGTTATAAATCATACCAAGCTCACTAGTTTTTTCATCCAACCATCGAAACCCAAGGACATTATTTCCAGTGGAGTTATTTGGCAGGGACGTTTGTCAAACAGAATGTTTAATTTGGAAGGTGGAGACTTCGTAGAGGTTTGTGTAGCGATTAATTCTTGCTTCCAAGTGAAGAAAATAGGGGTCAATCTTGTCTTGGACGGATCTATCGAAATTCAGCCGCATGCGTGTGAATCTCTCCCATATGCGTATTTTCGTCGTGACAAAGATGATGAGGGAGAAATCACATCCGAAAGAGGACTTGCTGATAATGTGGCAGGACCAAGCCATTACTCATTTCATTCCAGTAGTGGAGTACAGATGAATTATGAGTGA